One window of the Populus trichocarpa isolate Nisqually-1 chromosome 9, P.trichocarpa_v4.1, whole genome shotgun sequence genome contains the following:
- the LOC7474923 gene encoding GDSL esterase/lipase At5g22810 has protein sequence MGFANSLCSFFLLLLALVLYEVNAQPLVPAMFIFGDSVVDAGNNNHLYTIIKANFPPYGRDFVNHKPTGRFCNGKLASDLTAENLGFTSYPPAYLSKKARGKNLLIGANFASAASGYYETTAKLYHAIPLSQQLGNYKEYQNKIVGIAGKSNASSIISGALYLISAGSSDFVQNYYINPLLYKVYTLDQFSDLLIQSFTSFIEDLYKLGARKIGVTSLPPLGCLPATVTIFGSDSNKCVAKLNKVAVSFNNKLNSTSQSLVNKLSGLNLLVFDIYQPLYDLVTKPADFGFVEARKACCGTGLVETSILCNGESPGTCANASEYVFWDGFHPSEAANKILADDLLTSGISLIF, from the exons ATGGGCTTTGCAAATTCTctctgttctttctttcttcttcttctagctCTAGTACTCTATGAGGTCAATGCACAGCCTCTGGTCCCTGCAATGTTCATATTTGGGGATTCAGTTGTTGATGCAGGCAACAACAATCACCTCTACACCATTATAAAAGCAAATTTCCCTCCTTATGGTAGAGACTTTGTCAATCATAAACCAACCGGCAGGTTCTGCAATGGAAAACTTGCTTCAGACTTAACTG CTGAGAACCTAGGTTTCACTTCTTACCCACCAGCCTATCTTAGCAAAAAAGCCAGAGGCAAGAACCTCCTGATCGGTGCCAACTTTGCCTCTGCTGCTTCTGGTTACTATGAAACTACTGCAAAGCTTTAT CATGCAATCCCATTGAGTCAGCAATTGGGGAACTACAAGGAATACCAGAATAAGATAGTAGGAATTGCAGGGAAATCCAATGCTTCATCAATCATATCCGGTGCACTCTATCTTATTAGTGCTGGTAGCAGTGATTTTGTTCAAAACTATTACATTAACCCTCTTCTCTACAAGGTCTACACTCTTGATCAGTTCTCAGATCTTCTCATACAATCCTTTACAAGTTTCATCGAG GATTTATACAAGCTGGGAGCGAGAAAAATTGGAGTGACATCACTGCCACCACTTGGATGCTTGCCAGCAACTGTCACAATATTTGGGTCTGATAGCAATAAATGTGTGGCCAAGTTAAACAAAGTTGCAGTTTCCTTCAACAACAAGCTCAATTCCACATCTCAAAGCCTGGTAAACAAGCTTTCAGGCCTCAATTTGCTTGTTTTCGACATCTATCAACCTCTTTACGACCTTGTCACAAAGCCTGCTGACTTTG GATTTGTAGAGGCAAGAAAGGCTTGCTGTGGAACAGGATTGGTAGAAACATCAATATTGTGCAATGGAGAGTCTCCAGGAACATGTGCAAATGCGTCTGAGTATGTATTTTGGGACGGTTTTCATCCATCGGAGGCTGCAAACAAGATCTTAGCGGACGATTTGCTTACCAGTGGCATTTctctcatattttaa